The nucleotide sequence CTGTTGCAACAGGCTTGTAAATCCCTCTCCGCTTAAGCTCGTTGGTTATAGCCTGTTGTATCATATAACCTATCTGCCCCTGAGTCATAGCCCCAGCAACATCCATTGGCTGAGCCGGAATTCCATACAGTTGTTGCCCAGCATCCATGTGGAGAAGCAAAGCCCCAACCTGAGGACCGTTCCCATGAGTGATTACAACCTCATAATTGTTGTCAAGAATTATATCAACAATCTGCTTTGCAGTTTTTCTTACATTTTCCATTTGTTCTTCATAAGTTCCCTTTTGACCCCTCTGAAGAATAGCGTTTCCGCCTAGTGCGATGACGACTCTCTTTCTCATAATACTCACCTCTGAATAGATTTTCAAAATATTTGATAAAAGAGTTTGTTAGCGATAAAATGTTTCATTTAGAAAAAAGTTCGAAAAATTTGCAGAAAGCTTTACAAAGGTTAAGAAAATTCAGAGGTACCATTCATCGAATCTTCCAACCCCAAGCTTTTGAAGAACTCTCATGACCCCCAAAGCTATTCCTTCAACTTCTATTCCGCCATCACCTTTGTTGGCATCCCCAACGATGTAAACATTCTCCATTGGAAAGTCTAAATGCTGACCAGATGCTACTCTGTTGACAGGGTTTCTATCAAGATAAGTCTGTATGAGCAGAATCTCTCCCTCCCTGTCAAGCTCCGAGAAGAGGTAATATACGTCTTCAATGCCTAGCTTTTGCTCTTTCTTTATGTTTCTGCTTTTTAAAGCTTGGTGAGTCATGATCAGGGTGTAGTCTTCCTTAGTCAGTTCTGGACTTAAAGCTGAAGGCTCATTGTAACCATTAATTCTCTTTGTATCAAGGGTGAACACTACTGTATTTCCAATCCTTGGCTTTCCTTTCAGTGCAACGTTAATTTTAATTCCTTCAGCAGGCCTTAAAGAATCGAGCTTTTTGAGGTATTCCTTATCAAAGTTCTCTCTTCCAAAGAGTTCAACCGTCTCTTTAATTCCAATGTTCGAAATTAGGATGTCATAAGAGTACTCTTCACCATCGGCTGTAACAACTTTATTGTCTTCAGCCTCAACGACCTTTTTTCTCATTATTATCTCGCCGCCATTTTCCCTAACAATCCTAGCTAACTCATCCGTCACAGCTTTACAGCCGCCCTTTATCAGCCCCGGTCCTCCCCACTTGAGTGTAGCCTTAATCTCTTTAGCCAGTTCAATCGCCGGAACTTCCTCTGGGGTTAAGCTCACAGCCCATCCGAGAAAACTCTTTATGAAGAGATAAACAAATTCATTCTCCCCAATTTTATTGCTCAGCCACTCCCAAGCATTCATCTGGGCCTCTTCTCCTTTTGGCAGGCGGTTTGCCCTTATCTCCGCCAGAAGCTTCATTGCTTTGGCTTTCTCCTTAAAGCTGAGATACTTCCACCCTTCTCTGTAGTGATAGAGCTTTCCATCAATAAAGAATCTTCCTTTTGGGTTTGAGTTCACTATTTCCACATTGGCATTAAGGAGTCTGAGGAGATGAGCTAACGGTCCGTCCTCACCGTGAGGAACCATATGCAAAGCTCCAGTTGAGAGCTGAAAACCCTTGTACGGTAAGTTCGTGAATCTACCCCCAATAAAAGATGATTTCTCTAGGACAATTACCTCATGACCAGCTTTTGCTAAAAATGCTGAAGTTAAAAGACCTCCAAGACCAGCACCAACTGTTACAACTCTCATTTTATCACCTCTTGGGATTTCCAAATGGATCAATAAGA is from Thermococcus paralvinellae and encodes:
- a CDS encoding phytoene desaturase family protein, whose amino-acid sequence is MRVVTVGAGLGGLLTSAFLAKAGHEVIVLEKSSFIGGRFTNLPYKGFQLSTGALHMVPHGEDGPLAHLLRLLNANVEIVNSNPKGRFFIDGKLYHYREGWKYLSFKEKAKAMKLLAEIRANRLPKGEEAQMNAWEWLSNKIGENEFVYLFIKSFLGWAVSLTPEEVPAIELAKEIKATLKWGGPGLIKGGCKAVTDELARIVRENGGEIIMRKKVVEAEDNKVVTADGEEYSYDILISNIGIKETVELFGRENFDKEYLKKLDSLRPAEGIKINVALKGKPRIGNTVVFTLDTKRINGYNEPSALSPELTKEDYTLIMTHQALKSRNIKKEQKLGIEDVYYLFSELDREGEILLIQTYLDRNPVNRVASGQHLDFPMENVYIVGDANKGDGGIEVEGIALGVMRVLQKLGVGRFDEWYL